One genomic region from Neoarius graeffei isolate fNeoGra1 chromosome 4, fNeoGra1.pri, whole genome shotgun sequence encodes:
- the LOC132884257 gene encoding endonuclease domain-containing 1 protein-like: MKLLALVLLLAAFSSPTLTEVVGSFQQSCPNFFIRNPANQNQIIVPTVFSGRQYQKICQRLENNYRFATVYDTVRRIPVYSAYTFIKFVNTERFDWKIEPQLENIPEYKDIRYMIDSPRDPGNIRNQAVDSDYVGRGNYTRGHVFPNSYAADQDQANSTFTLTNIAPQNQSDNGEWERQVEKKMLRHLRDVCRLDQNHPAYIVTGVVPGDQWLPITRNNARYPNGINIPSHYWSAFCCTNKKNIKERKSKAYIAEMGNFSVREPSLDNLNRRLTSLYGQSFSVFPGLHC; this comes from the exons ATGAAGCTCCTCGCTCTGGTGCTCCTGCTCGCCGCTTTCTCCTCACCGACCCTGACGGAGGTTGTGGGTTCTTTCCAACAATCCTGTCCTAACTTCTTCATCCGAAACCCAGCAAACCAAAATCAGATCATCGTCCCGACTGTCTTCTCTGGACGTCAGTATCAGAAGATTTGTCAGCGCTTGGAAAACAATTACAGATTTGCCACCGTGTATGACACCGTGAGGAGGATCCCTGTTTACTCAGCCTATACATTCATCAAGTTCGTGAACACTGAACGTTTTGACTGGAAAATTGAACCTCAG CTTGAAAACATCCCTGAATATAAAGATATCAGATACATGATTGACTCCCCGAGAGATCCTGGAAATATCAGGAACCAGGCTGTGGACTCAGATTATGTCGGTCGTGGTAATTATACTCGAGGTCATGTGTTTCCAAATAGCTATGCTGCTGATCAGGATCAAGCAAATTCCACCTTCACTTTAACCAACATAGCACCACAAAACCAAAGCGACAACGGGGAGTGGGAAAGGCAAGTGGAGAAAAAGATGCTTAGACACTTGAGAGATGTTTGCAGGCTAGACCAAAATCACCCGGCGTACATTGTGACCGGGGTCGTTCCTGGGGATCAGTGGTTACCCATAACAAGAAATAATGCCAGGTACCCAAACGGAATTAACATTCCCAGTCATTATTGGAGCGCTTTCTGTTGCACCAATAAAAAGAATATTAAAGAACGCAAATCAAAGGCCTACATTGCTGAGATGGGGAACTTTTCTGTCCGAGAGCCCTCCCTTGACAACCTGAATCGCCGACTCACTTCCTTGTATGGTCAGTCGTTCAGTGTGTTTCCAGGATTACACTGCTGA